A region of Leptidea sinapis chromosome 4, ilLepSina1.1, whole genome shotgun sequence DNA encodes the following proteins:
- the LOC126979974 gene encoding uncharacterized protein LOC126979974, whose amino-acid sequence MATVNHNLPSEVSGGVEAGTSTRGHTNVCLLCGCSILQQQSDIVLRENPTEMQQSIYNIIESRVAPRQISSVDHICHACWMRTKREVIRMNRQDENRPLRDLTDVDVQQDESQPNEAAPAEPTQLEPSVRTHQIVLPHYRRAANSTHNCVFPNCSSTTFHNISDKLRATVLHNHHYYLPKLARICSEHLTNNSWDTLLTSDNSIETFNVEQIQHVFSFVNTFSPTLDFDDIQNMDNRVFQYWIGLTKEKFNMLIEEVPRISQLHRGVLGTAALLLKMRTGDSDERIATLLQVPRRTLEGLMDKVREILCQDFVTRHLGINHITHEELLEHNLTIPNGLFGGEIIAIVICDGTYIYIY is encoded by the exons ATGGCTACAGTTAATCATAATTTACCGAGTGAAGTTTCTGGCGGTGTTGAAGCTGGAACAAGTACAAGAGGACATACAAATGTCTGTCTTTTATGTGGCTGTTCAATATTGCAACAACAAAGTGATATTGTGCTAAGAGAAAACCCTACTGAAATGCAACAAtctatatataacattatagaAAGCAGAGTAGCACCAAGACAG atcTCGTCAGTAGATCATATATGTCATGCTTGTTGGATGCGAACTAAAAGAGAGGTTATTCGTATGAATCGTCAAGATGAAAATAGGCCTCTACGAGACCTAACAGATGTTGATGTACAACAAGATGAAAGTCAGCCAAATGAAGCCGCACCTGCTGAGCCCACACAGCTGGAACCATCAGTTAGAACCCATCAAATAGTTTTACCACACTACAGACGAGCTGCCAATTCTACACACAATTGTGTTTTTCCAAATTGTAGCAGTACTACATTCCATAACATATCAGATAAATTACGAGCCACTGTATTACATAATCACCATTACTATTTGCCAAAACTGGCTCGAATATGTAGTGAACATTTAACAAATAATTCCTGGGATACATTGTTAACATCAGACAACAGTATAGAAACATTTAATGTAGAACAAATTCAACATGTGTTTTCATTTGTTAACACATTCAGTCCGACCCTTGACTTTGATGATATCCAGAATATGGATAACAGAGTATTTCAGTACTGGATTGGTCTTACAAAGGAGAAATTCAATATGTTAATTGAAGAAGTACCACGAATCTCCCAACTGCACAGAGGAGTCTTAGGCACAGCTGCACTTTTACTCAAAATGAGAACTGGAGACTCAGATGAGAGGATTGCCACATTATTACAAGTACCAAGGCGAACATTGGAAGGTTTGATGGACAAGGTGAGGGAGATTTTGTGCCAAGATTTTGTAACAAGACACCTTGGCATTAACCACATAACTCATGAAGAATTATTGGAACATAACCTAACCATTCCTAATGGACTTTTTGGAGGTGAAATTATTGCAATTGTCATATGTGAtggaacatatatatatatatattaa
- the LOC126979975 gene encoding uncharacterized protein LOC126979975 isoform X2, protein MPPKETAKKPTPQIHRPNISESSLNFVPEEAIKGFQERIEHGVNWTLLAEAGRYHRQKCQQKKIQNKSFSEALKCKISKSILHNFLDESSTLSLQQQWEVLLPTVMWDNEKFTNEEGKICFDNVNCITDNMVPLIRRAVYLDERAALKNDLKLVNVLRVTDSEMTELDVGLKDFKRLVTLNLSCNFLEDIDTRLLPDSLRLLELQANRIKSLSSFSKGLSTELVYIGLSRNMLSNESCKSLLDLPRHLTVVDLSANDIYDLNSALDGLVHLHGLTSLQLIGNPCSVCAAYARTTLLRLPRLQWLDCREVLPSDRPQDGFEPHPDDLRSGYFNFSVFRIMSVPQPPKPEKF, encoded by the exons ATGCCACCCAAAGAAACCGCTAAAAAGCCAACGCCACAAATACATCGACCAAACATAAGTGAATCCAGTCTCAACTTTGTCCCAGAAGAAGCTATAAAAG GTTTCCAAGAGAGAATAGAGCACGGAGTTAACTGGACTCTACTTGCTGAAGCTGGGAGATACCATAGACAAAAATGCCAACAGAAGAAGatacaaaataaatcattttcgGAGGCACTAAAGTGTAAAATAAGTAAAAGCATACTCCATAACTTTCTGGATGAATCGTCAACATTAAGCTTACAACAGCAATGGGAAGTGTTACTGCCGACAGTGATGTGGGACAACGAGAAGTTCACCAACGAAGAAGGCAAAATATGCTTTGATAATGTCAACTGTATTACTGACAACATGGTGCCTCTGATCAGGAGAGCGGTGTATTTAGACGAGCGAGCTGCTTTAAAGAATGACCTGAAATTGGTTAACGTTTTGAGAGTTACTGATTCTGAG ATGACAGAGCTAGATGTCGGGTTAAAAGATTTCAAGCGATTGGTAACCCTCAATCTGAGTTGTAATTTTTTAGAGGATATCGACACCAGGTTGTTACCGGATTCGTTACGATTGTTGGAACTGCAGGCGAATAGAATCAAAAGCTTATCATCCTTTAGCAAGGGTTTATCAACCGAGCTGGTATATATAGGTTTAAGCAGGAATATGCTTAGCAATG AAAGCTGCAAAAGTTTGTTGGACCTTCCACGTCATTTAACTGTCGTCGATCTCTCAGCTAACGACATCTATGATCTTAATAGTGCACTAGATGGCTTAGTGCACTTGCATGGTCTCACATCTCTACAACTTATTGGAAACCCTTGTTCG GTGTGCGCAGCGTATGCTCGTACCACTCTTCTGCGGCTGCCCCGTCTCCAGTGGCTGGATTGCAGAGAAGTCCTGCCATCTGACAGACCTCAAGATGGCTTCGAACCCCACCCAGACGACTTGCGTTCTGGTTATTTCAACTTCTCTGTATTCCGGATCATGTCGGTACCTCAGCCGCCCAAGCCTgagaag ttttga